The following coding sequences lie in one Lentilactobacillus sp. SPB1-3 genomic window:
- the rlmD gene encoding 23S rRNA (uracil(1939)-C(5))-methyltransferase RlmD, with translation MENYNSSFYETDDVRVDPGQQFNLKIKRLGINGEGIGYYQHKLVFVPGALPTETVTVEVQKELKNFIRANLVKVLESSADRVEPVDDYANNVGGFELENLSYDAQLKFKRDIIAETLEKFQPEGYKRYKLLPTIGMDTPVGYRNKATFQIREQDGKIVAGLYKSRSHEVVDLKESALQHPLTMKVMRAIVDMIQELGIPVYDEEKNSGIIKTVVVRVAAATNEVQVTFITQSKKLLKKHQLIERIHGELPEVVSIAQNVNPGETSLVWGDETMVIDGKNTITERIGDVNFDLSVRAFMQSNPYMIPALYDEAFKALNLRSKDRVVDAYSGVGTIGLTIAKDVREVRGMDTIAEAVEDANVNAIKNGIMNASYEVGKAEELLPAWIEEGFKPDAIIVDPPRTGLDDALIDTILKTEPKKFVYISCNPSTLARDLVQLTTKYRVEYIQSVDLLPQTARIECVVKFIKR, from the coding sequence ATGGAAAACTATAATTCATCATTTTACGAAACAGACGATGTTCGGGTTGATCCCGGGCAACAATTCAATCTCAAAATTAAACGTTTAGGGATCAACGGTGAAGGAATCGGCTACTATCAACATAAGTTAGTCTTCGTTCCTGGCGCCCTCCCAACTGAAACAGTCACAGTAGAAGTTCAAAAAGAACTCAAGAACTTCATTCGTGCCAACCTGGTAAAAGTCTTAGAATCCAGTGCAGATCGAGTAGAACCTGTGGACGATTACGCAAATAACGTTGGTGGTTTCGAATTAGAAAACCTGTCTTACGACGCTCAATTAAAGTTCAAGCGTGACATCATTGCTGAAACTTTGGAAAAATTCCAACCAGAAGGCTACAAACGCTATAAATTATTACCAACGATTGGAATGGACACTCCAGTTGGTTATCGAAATAAAGCAACTTTCCAAATTCGCGAACAAGACGGCAAAATAGTAGCCGGTCTTTACAAGTCACGGAGCCATGAAGTGGTTGATTTAAAAGAATCTGCGCTTCAACACCCACTGACTATGAAAGTCATGCGAGCAATTGTCGACATGATTCAAGAATTAGGCATTCCAGTCTATGATGAAGAAAAGAACTCCGGCATTATCAAAACTGTTGTGGTTCGTGTTGCTGCCGCTACTAACGAAGTTCAAGTTACCTTCATTACTCAAAGTAAAAAATTATTAAAGAAGCATCAATTAATCGAACGCATTCATGGAGAATTACCAGAAGTTGTTAGCATCGCTCAAAATGTTAATCCTGGTGAAACATCCCTCGTTTGGGGTGATGAAACCATGGTAATTGATGGCAAAAACACCATCACTGAACGCATTGGGGATGTTAACTTCGACTTATCCGTGCGAGCATTTATGCAGTCCAACCCATACATGATTCCTGCTTTGTATGACGAAGCTTTCAAGGCTTTGAACTTACGATCAAAGGACCGTGTCGTTGATGCCTACTCTGGAGTTGGAACCATCGGTTTGACTATCGCCAAAGACGTCCGAGAAGTTCGGGGAATGGATACGATTGCTGAAGCAGTTGAAGACGCTAACGTCAATGCCATTAAAAATGGGATTATGAATGCTAGTTATGAAGTCGGCAAAGCTGAAGAATTACTACCAGCTTGGATTGAAGAAGGTTTCAAGCCGGACGCAATCATTGTCGATCCGCCACGTACTGGTTTGGATGATGCCTTGATCGACACCATTTTAAAGACAGAACCTAAAAAGTTCGTTTATATTTCATGTAATCCATCAACTCTAGCCAGAGACTTAGTTCAATTAACAACTAAGTATCGGGTTGAATACATTCAATCCGTTGATTTATTACCACAAACTGCCAGAATTGAATGTGTTGTTAAATTCATTAAAAGGTAA
- the thiD gene encoding bifunctional hydroxymethylpyrimidine kinase/phosphomethylpyrimidine kinase: MINDTIQALTIAGTDSGGGAGVMADIKTMQERHVFSAAVVVAVTAQNTIGVADFMAMPEKLIDEQFKAVADDLKIRAAKTGMLADVPSVKAVVANLKKYDLGPLTVDPVMIAKGGARLLSEDAIQTVKQELVPLATILTPNLPEAAELTGMQIESSDDMLVAAQKLQDMGAKNVLVKGGHEADDNESSDFVLLENGDSFWMTSPRVDTNRTHGTGDTLSSCITSELAKGKSVEDAIRIGKEYVSATIEQGIQVGHGHGPLNHWAHVKGEANDDEI; the protein is encoded by the coding sequence ATGATAAATGATACGATTCAAGCTTTGACGATTGCCGGTACTGATAGTGGTGGTGGTGCCGGAGTCATGGCCGATATAAAAACTATGCAGGAACGTCATGTGTTTTCAGCAGCCGTTGTTGTGGCGGTAACCGCCCAAAACACCATTGGGGTGGCAGATTTTATGGCCATGCCTGAAAAGTTGATTGATGAACAATTCAAAGCGGTCGCTGATGACTTGAAGATTCGTGCGGCAAAAACAGGGATGTTGGCAGACGTTCCATCAGTCAAAGCAGTCGTCGCTAATCTGAAGAAGTATGATCTAGGTCCATTAACCGTGGATCCAGTTATGATTGCCAAGGGTGGTGCACGATTACTTTCAGAAGATGCCATTCAAACTGTTAAGCAAGAGCTTGTTCCGTTGGCCACGATTTTAACGCCCAACTTACCTGAAGCTGCTGAATTGACTGGCATGCAGATTGAATCTTCTGACGATATGTTAGTTGCAGCACAGAAACTTCAAGACATGGGTGCCAAAAATGTGTTAGTTAAAGGTGGTCATGAAGCTGATGACAATGAATCATCAGACTTTGTTTTACTAGAAAATGGCGACAGTTTCTGGATGACAAGTCCCCGCGTGGATACTAACCGCACTCATGGTACCGGAGATACGCTTTCTTCATGCATTACCTCTGAATTAGCTAAGGGCAAGTCAGTTGAAGATGCCATTCGAATCGGTAAGGAATATGTTTCTGCCACGATTGAACAGGGCATCCAAGTCGGTCATGGTCATGGACCATTGAATCACTGGGCTCATGTTA
- a CDS encoding PTS transporter subunit EIIC translates to MSITKILRSGKDNFLKFINTLADIFVPIIPAIVAAGLLMALHNVLTAPHLFSANSLVQMYPNIKGFASFINTISNAPFTFLPVLIGFAATKRFGGNPYLGAAMGMMMVSPALVSGYDVSAAVANHTLGYWNFMGLPVAQAGYQGSVIPMLAVAWILAKIEKWLHKKMPEALDYTFTPLIAVLVTAILTFIIVGPVMRSVSDGITNGLLWLYNTTGPIGTGVLGLLYAPLVITGLHQSFPAIETQLIANIKQTGGSFIFPIASISNIAQGASALAVFFLAKDKKQKGLASSASFSALLGITEPAMFGVNLKLKFPFISAIIGSGIASIYLGLTHVLAVSMGSNSVLGFISIATNAIPSFLIAAVISFVVSFTLTYVHGLRQTEDIFAAMMAAETAPEVETA, encoded by the coding sequence TTGTCAATTACTAAAATTTTGCGAAGCGGTAAAGATAACTTTTTAAAGTTCATTAATACCCTCGCCGATATTTTTGTCCCAATCATTCCCGCAATCGTGGCGGCCGGTTTATTAATGGCCCTTCACAACGTGTTGACTGCCCCCCATTTATTCTCAGCGAATTCGCTAGTTCAGATGTACCCGAATATCAAAGGGTTCGCTAGTTTCATTAATACGATTTCAAATGCTCCATTCACATTTCTGCCAGTATTAATTGGCTTTGCTGCCACCAAACGGTTTGGTGGTAATCCTTATTTAGGAGCTGCTATGGGGATGATGATGGTCTCACCAGCACTTGTTAGTGGTTACGATGTTAGTGCTGCTGTTGCCAACCATACCCTTGGTTACTGGAACTTTATGGGACTTCCTGTTGCTCAGGCAGGATATCAAGGTTCCGTAATTCCGATGTTAGCTGTGGCTTGGATCTTAGCAAAAATTGAAAAATGGCTTCACAAGAAAATGCCAGAAGCTCTTGATTATACCTTTACTCCACTAATTGCCGTTTTGGTAACTGCCATTTTGACATTTATCATCGTCGGCCCAGTTATGAGAAGTGTCAGCGATGGGATTACTAATGGTCTATTATGGTTGTACAATACTACTGGTCCTATTGGAACCGGTGTCCTTGGCCTATTATATGCACCATTAGTAATTACTGGTTTGCACCAAAGTTTTCCAGCGATTGAAACTCAACTGATTGCTAATATCAAGCAAACTGGTGGGAGTTTTATCTTCCCAATTGCTTCCATCTCAAATATTGCTCAAGGAGCATCCGCACTCGCAGTGTTCTTCTTAGCAAAAGACAAGAAGCAAAAAGGCTTGGCTTCTTCTGCTAGTTTCTCAGCTTTACTGGGAATTACTGAACCCGCAATGTTTGGAGTTAACTTGAAGCTGAAGTTTCCATTCATATCTGCAATCATTGGTTCAGGAATCGCATCAATTTACCTTGGTCTCACTCACGTGTTAGCTGTTTCAATGGGATCCAATAGTGTGCTCGGATTTATCAGTATTGCCACTAACGCAATCCCATCATTCTTAATCGCGGCTGTGATCAGTTTCGTGGTTAGTTTCACGTTGACCTACGTTCATGGACTTCGTCAAACTGAAGATATTTTTGCGGCAATGATGGCTGCAGAAACTGCTCCAGAAGTTGAGACTGCTTAA
- a CDS encoding flavodoxin, protein MAENEWQDVKSLILYFSLSGNTESAATQIQDVTGGKMQKIKPVNPYPEDFDQYFKIAKHETELQLMPPVATAIDDINQYDVVFIGYPTWWGEPPRIIDSLFDKFSFADKKIVAFSTSSSTPFEATKPHMQQLIDDEHALMIAGFRCDGDIDHLKAEIAGIHLAY, encoded by the coding sequence ATGGCTGAAAATGAATGGCAAGATGTTAAGTCTTTGATTTTATATTTTTCATTATCAGGAAACACTGAAAGTGCTGCTACACAAATTCAAGATGTTACTGGCGGTAAAATGCAGAAAATTAAGCCGGTAAATCCTTATCCAGAAGATTTTGACCAGTACTTTAAAATTGCTAAGCACGAAACAGAATTGCAATTAATGCCACCGGTTGCAACTGCAATCGATGATATAAATCAATATGATGTTGTTTTTATTGGATATCCGACTTGGTGGGGGGAGCCACCGCGGATTATTGATTCGTTATTTGATAAGTTTAGTTTTGCCGACAAAAAAATTGTCGCATTTTCTACCAGTTCCAGTACACCATTTGAGGCCACTAAGCCACATATGCAACAATTGATTGACGATGAACATGCACTGATGATTGCGGGCTTTCGTTGCGATGGTGATATAGATCATTTGAAAGCAGAAATTGCGGGGATTCATTTGGCATACTAA
- the sfsA gene encoding DNA/RNA nuclease SfsA — MKYANFHLARFVKKINRFTVICDLDGQDVEAHLKNTGRNHELLVPGYEVSLVFSDNPNRKTSYDLVAVNKLGHWVNVDSQAPNAVVKETLGNSLVVPGIQPLQRFKPETKLADSRIDFWGETQDGRDCWLETKGVTLEDGGLAQFPDAPTVRAVKHVHTLAEATKNGSDAYLYFVVQMDYVHQMRINEPLAPLLATAIAEAQAVGVQVVACNCHVTPDEMTLNELINFY; from the coding sequence ATGAAATACGCCAATTTTCATCTTGCTAGGTTCGTTAAAAAAATTAATCGCTTCACGGTAATTTGTGATCTTGACGGTCAAGATGTCGAGGCCCACTTAAAGAATACTGGCCGTAATCATGAACTTTTAGTACCAGGTTATGAAGTCAGTCTAGTATTTAGCGACAATCCTAATCGCAAGACATCCTATGATTTAGTGGCAGTTAATAAACTGGGTCACTGGGTCAACGTTGATAGTCAAGCACCCAATGCAGTGGTAAAAGAGACGCTAGGTAACTCACTTGTTGTACCAGGAATCCAACCATTACAACGATTCAAACCTGAAACTAAGTTGGCTGATTCTAGAATTGATTTCTGGGGCGAAACTCAGGATGGTAGAGATTGTTGGTTAGAGACTAAGGGAGTGACCTTAGAAGATGGTGGCTTAGCTCAATTTCCGGATGCACCAACGGTTCGAGCAGTCAAACACGTTCACACATTGGCTGAGGCAACCAAAAATGGAAGTGATGCCTACTTGTATTTTGTTGTTCAAATGGATTATGTTCACCAGATGAGAATTAACGAACCGTTAGCACCATTGTTAGCTACGGCAATTGCTGAAGCACAAGCGGTTGGCGTGCAGGTAGTTGCCTGTAATTGCCACGTCACTCCAGATGAAATGACATTGAATGAACTAATTAACTTCTATTAA
- a CDS encoding protease pro-enzyme activation domain-containing protein: MNKKMLKAPLFVVPILLGVISANRVAYAAKAKTTTTTVVLKARNSGDLTNRVLDVTDPNSPLYHQYLSTDQFKQNYGQSNATVNKFQKYFKKYHLSSKAINSNLVLTVTGTRSNLIKAFKAKNAKHRSYTYTKTSLPKSLSSQTLTVIGLQGPKGKTSGKFTTHVQPTDQKPNINQSATTFSKKYGAKKFTDRYNLTNMINNGADGSGQSVGLIALSSYRKPDVSRYLKQNGLSGDTSRIHNHYVYSSAAAMNKIYSRRVSTDRYIGQLEVSLDVEQSSSVAPKANIDVYIGDSVNDNITGNAALYTTFAKAINDNIDKQISTSFGAGTEGLKYVAGESGTTRQYNNAFNQLLKQAALQGISVFNAAGDHGPYDINSLSGKEQHDFPTGSPYVTDVGGTTLPYESVVSGKLINVQQERAWGDTYSLDGLELKAGMFAGGGGGFSTLNPLPGYQAGVSGVGTFRAIKLLSYKDGRFVLNHDPQMITGKRSGRNMPDVSANSDIRTGYATVATFTNKKGKNKTTWMVDGGTSFASPQIAAANADLNSKLSQPVGFWNPQIYRFAVQPDTPFNVLDSDKNNNNLYYTGQPGKLYNQATGLGTINFDKLYQKFDNQ; this comes from the coding sequence ATGAATAAAAAAATGCTTAAGGCACCATTATTTGTGGTGCCAATTCTACTGGGGGTAATTTCGGCCAACCGTGTTGCGTATGCTGCTAAGGCAAAGACTACGACAACAACGGTAGTTTTAAAAGCGCGAAATTCCGGTGATTTAACGAATCGTGTCCTTGATGTTACTGATCCTAATTCGCCACTGTATCATCAGTATTTATCAACCGATCAATTCAAACAAAATTATGGTCAAAGTAACGCAACCGTTAATAAGTTTCAAAAATACTTTAAAAAATATCATTTATCTTCTAAAGCGATTAACAGTAATTTAGTGCTCACAGTCACTGGGACTCGGAGTAACTTAATTAAGGCTTTTAAGGCTAAGAATGCGAAGCATAGATCATATACTTATACCAAAACTTCTTTACCTAAGTCATTAAGCAGCCAGACATTGACAGTAATTGGCTTACAAGGGCCAAAGGGCAAGACTTCCGGTAAGTTCACTACCCATGTTCAACCAACTGATCAAAAGCCTAATATTAACCAAAGTGCCACTACATTTTCTAAAAAATATGGTGCTAAGAAGTTTACTGATCGGTATAATTTAACCAATATGATCAATAACGGTGCTGATGGTTCTGGTCAATCTGTCGGTTTAATTGCTCTAAGTAGTTATCGTAAACCCGATGTAAGTCGTTATCTGAAACAAAATGGGTTATCTGGAGACACTAGTCGTATTCATAATCACTATGTTTATTCATCAGCGGCGGCAATGAATAAAATCTATAGTCGAAGGGTATCGACAGACAGGTATATTGGTCAACTTGAGGTTTCATTAGATGTTGAGCAATCTAGTTCAGTTGCACCTAAGGCTAACATTGATGTGTATATCGGTGATTCAGTCAATGATAATATCACTGGCAATGCCGCTTTATATACGACTTTTGCTAAGGCAATCAATGACAATATTGATAAACAAATATCAACTAGTTTTGGTGCTGGTACCGAAGGATTAAAGTATGTTGCTGGTGAAAGTGGTACTACTCGGCAATATAACAATGCGTTTAACCAATTACTTAAGCAGGCGGCTTTACAAGGAATTTCTGTGTTCAATGCTGCTGGAGATCACGGACCATATGATATCAACTCATTAAGTGGTAAAGAACAGCATGACTTCCCAACTGGTTCACCGTATGTAACTGATGTTGGTGGAACCACACTGCCATATGAAAGTGTGGTTAGTGGTAAGTTGATTAACGTTCAACAAGAACGAGCTTGGGGGGATACTTACAGTCTTGATGGTCTTGAATTAAAGGCTGGTATGTTTGCCGGCGGCGGTGGCGGATTTTCAACTTTAAATCCTCTTCCAGGATACCAAGCTGGTGTTTCAGGAGTTGGCACGTTCAGAGCGATTAAATTACTGAGTTATAAAGATGGTCGTTTTGTGTTAAATCACGATCCACAGATGATTACTGGCAAGCGTTCTGGTCGCAATATGCCTGATGTTTCAGCTAACTCAGATATTCGTACCGGTTATGCAACAGTGGCCACATTCACAAATAAGAAGGGTAAAAATAAAACTACCTGGATGGTTGATGGTGGGACTAGTTTTGCTTCCCCACAAATCGCTGCAGCTAATGCAGATTTAAATAGTAAGTTATCTCAACCAGTCGGTTTCTGGAATCCACAAATTTATCGGTTTGCGGTTCAACCAGATACCCCATTTAATGTCTTAGATAGTGATAAGAACAATAATAATCTTTATTACACAGGCCAACCAGGTAAGTTATATAATCAGGCTACTGGTCTAGGAACAATTAATTTTGATAAGTTGTATCAAAAATTTGATAATCAATAA
- a CDS encoding oxidoreductase, giving the protein MTKRVAIVTGGSSGIGKEIAKHLKRNGMQVYALSRRVDQMNDLDDLGITTGYVDVADYDSVDEAIQNIYADAGRIDVLVNNAGFGSFGSVEEVPLKDGEYQFKVNVFGAMKMIQSVLPFMRKQGSGRIINMSSMAGKTGMPLGSWYVGSKFAIEGMSDSIREELKEFGIDVVVIEPGAIESNWSSIAMNKLKESSSDGPYAGASRRLADFFELSYRYASKPMVIARMVDQAAFSAKPKARYSGGYGAKASIMLKRLLPDKAFDALMEQVRIMAQRMVNQEKSQRNQVDPSTETK; this is encoded by the coding sequence ATGACAAAAAGAGTGGCAATAGTGACGGGCGGTTCTTCAGGTATCGGTAAAGAAATCGCCAAACACCTCAAACGAAATGGAATGCAAGTTTATGCTTTGTCTCGCCGCGTAGATCAGATGAATGATTTAGATGATCTAGGTATTACGACTGGATATGTAGATGTAGCTGATTATGACAGTGTTGATGAAGCTATCCAAAATATTTATGCGGATGCTGGTCGGATTGATGTTTTGGTTAATAATGCTGGCTTTGGTTCGTTCGGTTCTGTGGAAGAAGTACCGCTTAAAGATGGCGAATATCAATTTAAGGTCAACGTCTTTGGAGCCATGAAAATGATTCAGTCAGTTCTACCATTCATGCGTAAACAAGGCAGTGGCCGAATTATTAATATGTCATCAATGGCTGGTAAGACAGGGATGCCACTCGGTAGTTGGTACGTTGGCTCTAAATTTGCGATTGAAGGAATGAGTGATTCAATCAGAGAAGAATTAAAAGAATTTGGCATTGATGTGGTCGTAATTGAACCCGGTGCTATTGAATCAAATTGGAGTTCTATCGCTATGAATAAGTTAAAAGAAAGTTCTAGTGATGGTCCTTATGCTGGTGCTAGTCGTCGGTTAGCTGACTTCTTCGAGTTGTCATATCGTTATGCATCTAAACCGATGGTAATTGCTCGAATGGTTGATCAAGCAGCCTTTTCTGCCAAGCCTAAAGCCAGATACAGTGGTGGCTATGGTGCCAAAGCATCGATTATGTTAAAACGTCTTTTGCCAGATAAGGCATTTGATGCTTTGATGGAACAGGTCCGCATTATGGCCCAACGAATGGTCAACCAAGAAAAGTCTCAACGCAATCAAGTTGACCCAAGCACAGAAACCAAGTAA
- a CDS encoding aldo/keto reductase: MSLTDTYTLYNGVKIPQVGFGTWQSADGDEAYQAVKWALEAGYRHIDTAAAYGNEESVGKAIKDSGIPRDELFITTKLWNENHGYEETKQAFGESLEKLGLDYVDLYLIHWPNPAKFRDNWKEANAGSWKAFEEFYENGTAKAIGVSNFRPKHLDALLETAKIKPMVNQMFINPSDMQPGIVEYNDDHDILTEAYSPLGTGSIFKIPELKDIADKYGKSPAQVVLRWSLQHGFLPLPKSVHQEYIKANTDIFDFELTEDDVKTIDGFHGKAGLATDPDTTKF, encoded by the coding sequence ATGTCATTAACTGATACTTACACTTTGTACAATGGAGTGAAGATTCCTCAAGTTGGTTTTGGAACCTGGCAATCTGCTGATGGGGATGAAGCCTACCAAGCCGTTAAATGGGCTCTTGAAGCAGGTTATCGTCACATTGATACTGCTGCTGCGTACGGCAACGAAGAAAGCGTGGGCAAAGCCATTAAAGATAGTGGTATTCCCCGTGACGAATTATTTATCACTACTAAACTATGGAATGAAAACCATGGCTATGAAGAAACTAAGCAAGCCTTTGGTGAGTCTCTAGAAAAATTAGGTTTGGATTATGTTGACCTTTACCTAATTCACTGGCCAAACCCAGCTAAGTTCCGTGATAACTGGAAGGAAGCTAATGCTGGTAGTTGGAAAGCATTTGAAGAATTCTACGAAAACGGTACCGCTAAGGCTATCGGAGTTTCAAACTTCAGACCTAAGCATTTGGACGCCTTGTTAGAAACTGCTAAGATCAAGCCAATGGTCAACCAAATGTTCATCAACCCTTCAGACATGCAGCCTGGAATTGTTGAATATAACGATGATCACGATATCTTGACTGAAGCTTACAGCCCTCTTGGTACTGGCTCAATCTTCAAGATTCCTGAATTAAAGGATATTGCTGATAAGTACGGTAAGTCACCAGCACAGGTTGTTCTACGTTGGTCTCTTCAACATGGCTTCTTGCCACTACCAAAGTCAGTTCACCAAGAATACATCAAAGCTAACACTGACATCTTTGATTTCGAACTTACTGAAGATGATGTTAAGACCATTGATGGTTTCCATGGTAAAGCTGGTTTAGCAACTGATCCAGATACAACCAAATTCTAA
- the thiM gene encoding hydroxyethylthiazole kinase, which translates to MKIELLDKLRQKNPIAFNISNFVTVQDVANGINAIGASPIMSEEENESEAMVNISHSVTVNLGAFTEGQLKQIAAVTKFANQYHKPIVLDPVAVGAVKYRLDRCNELLDNVDVAVIRGNAGEIAALADVEWQAKGIDAGEGDADLEAIAKALANKRNCVVVLSGKTDIITNGQAVIRVYNNTDLFKLHVGSGDMLSSIIGTFVAIEDDYFEAAQVAATVFATAGEIVANQMQVPLAGSFGPQLIDELHLISVADVEHTAQFD; encoded by the coding sequence ATGAAAATTGAATTGTTAGATAAATTACGGCAAAAGAATCCCATTGCATTTAATATTTCCAATTTCGTGACAGTCCAAGATGTGGCTAACGGAATTAACGCAATTGGGGCTTCACCAATTATGTCTGAAGAAGAAAATGAATCCGAAGCAATGGTCAACATCTCCCATTCGGTAACCGTGAACTTAGGAGCATTTACTGAGGGTCAGTTAAAACAGATTGCTGCGGTCACTAAATTCGCGAACCAATACCACAAACCAATCGTGTTGGATCCTGTGGCAGTTGGTGCAGTGAAATATCGATTGGATCGTTGCAATGAGCTACTAGATAATGTTGATGTCGCTGTGATTCGTGGTAACGCTGGTGAAATTGCCGCACTCGCTGATGTTGAATGGCAGGCTAAGGGAATTGATGCTGGGGAAGGCGATGCTGATCTAGAAGCAATTGCCAAGGCTTTGGCAAATAAACGCAATTGCGTGGTTGTGCTCAGTGGTAAGACCGACATCATTACTAACGGTCAAGCGGTCATTCGAGTTTATAACAACACTGATTTATTCAAACTTCATGTGGGTTCAGGGGATATGCTCTCCAGCATTATTGGTACTTTTGTGGCCATTGAAGATGATTACTTTGAGGCTGCCCAAGTAGCAGCAACGGTATTTGCAACTGCTGGTGAAATAGTGGCCAATCAGATGCAGGTTCCATTGGCTGGCTCATTTGGTCCTCAATTGATTGATGAACTGCATTTGATTAGTGTTGCTGATGTTGAACACACAGCCCAATTTGACTAA